The Microcaecilia unicolor chromosome 13, aMicUni1.1, whole genome shotgun sequence genome has a window encoding:
- the HSPB1 gene encoding heat shock protein beta-1, protein MSERRVPFTFLRSPSWDPFRDWYQGSRLFDQSFGLPQIPQDWQHWPSTSWPGYIRPLPNLATEVIPSTSPATVATATPSYNRALSRQLSSGISEIQQTANRWKISLDVNHFAPEELLVKTKDGIVEITGKHEEKQDEHGFISRCFTRKYTLPPGVDAGMVVSSLSPDGTLTVEAPLPKPAVQSAEITIPVTFESRAEIGPAEVKKPEEATKK, encoded by the exons ATGTCCGAACGACGGGTGCCCTTCACCTTCCTGCGCAGCCCGAGCTGGGATCCATTCCGTGACTGGTACCAGGGCAGTCGCCTCTTTGACCAGTCATTTGGGCTCCCCCAAATTCCACAGGACTGGCAGCACTGGCCAAGCACCAGCTGGCCAGGCTACATCCGTCCGCTGCCCAACCTGGCTACTGAAGTGATACCCTCTACCTCCCCAGCCACAGTGGCCACCGCCACACCCAGCTACAACAGAGCACTGAGCCGCCAGCTGAGCAGTGGCATCTCTGAGATCCAACAGACCGCCAACCGCTGGAAAATCAGTCTGGATGTAAACCATTTTGCCCCAGAGGAGCTGCTGGTCAAAACCAAGGATGGCATTGTAGAAATCACAG GTAAACAtgaagagaagcaggatgagcaCGGCTTCATCTCCAGGTGTTTCACCAGAAAATACAC TCTGCCCCCAGGTGTGGATGCAGGCATGGTGGTCTCGTCCCTGTCACCTGATGGCACACTGACAGTGGAAGCTCCGCTCCCAAAGCCGGCTGTTCAGTCTGCAGAGATTACTATTCCAGTAACTTTTGAGAGCCGTGCTGAGATTGGGCCGGCTGAGGTGAAGAAGCCAGAGGAGGCCACCAAGAAATGA